The following proteins are co-located in the Solenopsis invicta isolate M01_SB chromosome 7, UNIL_Sinv_3.0, whole genome shotgun sequence genome:
- the LOC105201992 gene encoding exocyst complex component 2, with the protein MGPPPVVTGISPKEGPPGTRVIVRGEFLGTKAQDLVGLTICGCDCLLSAEWKSSNKIIARSGPCKGRGDIIVTTRSGGQGTSTVQFRGYHETIGPMKESAVWVEEAPMQSLGWGRRALSPTNYQQEDPLGLSVEGNDKKFPEDELIELFGDGSGDLTSEKFHPGWFLLQHHHATTLEDLKAGLAYLRRKVNSQKEGQLSFLKANVGAVMEQLDTIMSLKDQFEADVKSYGSDPTEKLETAIKQSMSEANKLFDDVLARRDRADATRNALAVMQRYKFLFCMPINIERNIKRGNYDLVINDYARVKNLFKNTEIDVFKKVLEEIDSRICNFKMLLRTKLQEMPFSLEERKKIIRNLVNLDAEGDPAWDAIVSQANYLEKSVANAVYENLDGIKINCEDTSKMSKSTPISIKHLRSQKNNGDNSPPQISCVEAICDIVVEQLPDLWRLGQSYFTGQLHVAVDVEKQSHFKNLVLSNMQHAMGAMKNMCSHDIEARWLLHILRCVRQMYASLIHLDLPSEALDIFGSFILDLRIQCLGALFKQGTDNITALSQRETWQIEYLNEDGGVTRLPYLFEEIVLTISRYARETVVACGPREGPLFNNPAHQILYHNTIKTLFVSFARCLQQLAFSGCEEAMDNDETSVSQLIGSPSGYKHKTNKHQGPTWEQCLLISLSNIRYTLNIVLPRIGDALKAQGYPELSTAVGWNSDWTQLETLDSAVLDAYLERRCDPLVGTIEPSMYLGGLEWDFDTEPTHLKPYAQEILANLIAVHAEVRRVAPALLQRILSHIIETIAEELARLMSCVTQFRPAGIIQARTDIILLRNALQTYSTSRARSFFEEALEAIPQPANKEDRMRIDALLSKVVTCMRLQLSCLASEVTDVRYLMADPERVTTV; encoded by the exons ATGGGACCTCCACCCGTAGTTACCGGAATTTCGCCCAAGGAAGGCCCACCTGGCACTCGGGTAATAGTGCGTGGCGAATTTTTAGGAACTAAAGCTCAGGATCTCGTAG GGCTGACAATATGTGGATGCGACTGTTTGCTTTCGGCCGAATGGAAGTCGTCGAACAAAATTATAGCGAGATCGGGACCTTGCAAAGGTCGCGGAGATATAATAGTGACGACTCGAAGTGGAGGACAGGGGACCTCGACGGTACAATTTCGCGGTTACCACGAAACTATAGGCCCTATGAAGGAATCGGCAGTGTGGGTAGAGGAAGCACCTATGCAGAGTTTAGGCTGGGGTAGAAGGGCATTGTCACCTACAAATTATCAACAGGAAGATCCTTTAGGACTCAGTGTGGAAGGCAATGA CAAAAAGTTTCCCGAGGATGAGCTGATTGAACTTTTTGGAGATGGAAGTGGAGATCTTACGAGCGAAAAATTTCATCCAGGAtggtttttattgcagcatcaTCATGCCACAACTTTGGAAGATTTAAAGGCTGGTTTAGCTTACCTTCGAAGAAAAGTCAACTCCCAAAAGGAGGGGCAACTGTCATTTTTAAAG GCCAATGTAGGAGCGGTAATGGAACAACTTGACACAATAATGTCGTTGAAGGATCAATTTGAAGCAGACGTGAAGAGTTACGGAAGCGATcccacagagaaattggaaacaGCCATTAAGCAGTCCATGTCCGAGGCCAATAAATTGTTCGATGATGTATTAGCAAGGAGAGACAGGGCTGATGCCACTCGTAATGCGTTGGCTGTTATGCAACGTTACAAATTTCTCTTTTGTATGCCAATAAACATCGAGAGAAACATCAAACGTGGCAATTATGATCTCGTAATTAACGATTATGCCAGAGTTAAGaatctgtttaaaaatacaGAGATAGATGTTTTTAAAAAGGTATTGGAGGAAATTGACAGTAGAAtctgtaattttaaaatgttgttgcgaacgaaattacAAGAGATGCCATTTAGTTTAGAGGAGCGTAAAAAGATTATTAGAAATCTTGTCAATCTTGATGCCGAAGGAGATCCAGCATGGGATGCGATag TTTCACaagcaaattatttagaaaaaagcgTTGCCAATGCTGTATACGAGAATTTAGacggaattaaaattaattgcgaaGACACAAGCAAAATGTCCAAGTCCACGCCGATAAGTATTAAGCATTTGCGCTCACAGAAGAATAACGGAGATAATTCACCTCCGCAAATCTCGTGTGTTGAAGCTATTTGCGATATCGTGGTCGAACAGTTACCTGATCTGTGGAGATTGGGACAGAGTTATTTCACTGGGCAGTTACATGTAGCAGTAGACGTGGAAAAGCAAAGTCACTTTAAA AATTTAGTTTTATCGAATATGCAACATGCTATGGGAGCTATGAAGAATATGTGCAGTCACGATATAGAGGCAAGATGGCTTTTGCATATCTTACGTTGCGTTAGACAAATGTACGCATCTTTAATACACCTGGATTTGCCTAGCGAAGCTCTCGATATTTTTGGATCGTTTATACTGGATTTAAG GATACAATGTTTGGGTGCTCTCTTCAAGCAAGGAACGGACAATATAACAGCTCTGAGTCAAAGAGAAACGTGGCAGATAGAATACTTGAACGAGGACGGTGGTGTTACAAGACTG CCGTATCTGTTTGAAGAAATAGTTTTGACAATATCGAGATACGCGCGAGAAACGGTAGTTGCTTGCGGTCCAAGAGAAGGGCCACTATTCAATAATCCGGCTCATCAGATCCTCTATCACAATACTATTAAGACATTATTCGTATCATTCGCGCGATGCTTACAACAATTGGCATTTAGTGGCTGCGAGGAAGCTATGGATAACGATGAAACGTCGGTTTCGCAATTAATCGGTTCGCCTTCTGGTTATAAGCACAAAACCAATAAGCATCAAGGACCG ACGTGGGAGCAGTGCCTCTTAATTTCGTTGAGCAATATACGGTACACCCTTAATATCGTTTTACCAAGAATTGGAGATGCCCTGAAAGCGCAAGGCTATCCGGAATTATCTACCGCGGTTGGATGGAACTCGGATTGGACGCAATTGGAGACATTGGATAGCGCCGTTCTGGATGCGTATCTCGAACGTCGTTGTGATCCTCTCGTCGGTACGATAGAACCTAGCATGTATCTAGGAGGTTTGGAATGGGATTTTGATACAGAACCGACTCATCTGAAGCCATATGCTCAAGAAATATTGGCGAATCTAATCGCAGTACACGCGGAG GTGCGTAGAGTTGCACCGGCTCTGTTACAACGGATCTTGTCCCATATTATAGAAACCATAGCGGAGGAACTCGCGCGACTCATGTCGTGTGTGACGCAATTTCGTCCGGCCGGAATCATTCAAGCTCGAACGGATATAATACTCTTGAGAAACGCTTTGCAAACTTATAGCACAAGCAGAGCGAG aaGCTTTTTCGAGGAAGCTCTGGAGGCGATACCTCAGCCCGCGAACAAGGAAGATCGCATGAGAATAGATGCTCTTTTGTCAAAAGTCGTAACATGCATGCGATTACAACTATCGTGTCTTGCCAGTGAGGTAACGGATGTTCGTTATTTAATGGCGGACCCCGAACGCGTTACCACtgtgtaa